The Plasmodium yoelii strain 17X genome assembly, chromosome: 1 genome contains a region encoding:
- a CDS encoding PIR protein has product MSINKVCDQFDTFWRFFPDELNDSGNYKIQSGTFKKYCHNSNCDADADIVNAGSLWLFNAFFDKYGISNYGNSYKDVAVYIMIWLSYRLSLKPLDQISTLNDFFSKHIKNNTKYTDHKFNDSDYDSYKIIDEIKEYMNIDINNMSKFYELLKLLCDMNTAYTKSKSNNFSEDAKKFVDKYQERLDDDNNTDGSTYSKVLLVLSKCYEEFGNYTVLNSTPKDRPSLPTKRTAKDGSILGSKGIKTIESSSEAEQSIHITPTPSFNTTLSGSTLASKLIPILLIFAAIPIFLGIAYKYSLFGFRKRSQKQNLRENVKK; this is encoded by the exons ATGTCAATTAATAAAGTG TGTGATCAGTTTGATACTTTTTGGAGGTTTTTTCCCGATGAATTGAATGATTCtggaaattataaaattcaaaGTGGAACATTTAAGAAATATTGTCATAATAGTAATTGTGATGCTGATGCCGATATAGTTAACGCTGGTTCCTTATGGTTATTTAATGCATTTTTCGATAAATATGGTATTTCAAATTATGGTAATAGTTATAAGGATGTAGctgtatatattatgatatggttaagttatagaTTAAGCCTAAAGCCACTTGATCAAATTAGCACattaaatgattttttttctaagcatataaaaaataacacgAAGTACACTGACCATAAATTTAATGATTCAGATTATGACAGTTATAAGATCATAGATGAAATAAAGGAGTATATGAATattgatattaataatatgtctaaattttatgaattacttaaattattatgtgatATGAATACTGCTTATACGAAAAGTAAAAGTAACAATTTTTCAGAGGATGCTAAGAAATTTGTTGATAAATATCAAGAACGActtgatgatgataataatactgACGGTAGTACATACAGTAAAGTATTACTTGTTTTATCCAAATGTTATGAGGAATTTGGAAATTACACAGTTCTTAATAGTACACCAAAAGATCGTCCATCATTACCAACAAAAAGGACAGCTAAAGATGGTAGTATATTGGGTTCTAAAGGAATAAAAACAATTGAATCTTCGAGTGAAGCAGAACAATCAATTCATATAACGCCAACCCCGAGTTTTAACACTACATTGTCAGGCTCAACACTAGCaagcaaattaattccaattttattgatatttgctgcaataccaattttcttgggaattgcttataag tattcgttatttggatttcggaaacgatctcaaaaacaaaatttaagagaaaatgtaaaaaaatga
- a CDS encoding PIR protein: protein MDKQVCKRFKNVREWISDELIKGNDQFNDFVLLNNGCNRDNFLNNSCNNNNFQSELDRISAGCLYLLDQFYKDCGVVPRPSKNNPNIVDYILIWLSYMLNLGKSEDEDNITGFYSEYIFNCNKYNTEINELTDYKSYKGLIDTKMEVLNMDSNNVSKFYKAFKSLCEMYNELDDDKTKCKKYLEDDNEFDQKYKELKNDSDIADKSPYKEILSTLSTDYENFKKECNDTSSSTLAETLKNPEQSSVDSYKQLFGGNFEGDFGGDFGGDFAHDSEPSSDVASSSSSILSKLIPVLLIFGAIPIFFGISYKYSLFGFRKRTPKQHLREKLKK from the exons ATGGATAAGcaagtg TGTAAAAGGTTCAAGAATGTAAGGGAATGGATTTCCGATGAATTGATTAAAGGAAATGACCAATTTAACGATTTTGTGCTTTTAAATAATGGTTGTAATcgtgataattttttaaataattcttgtaataataataatttccaaAGTGAATTGGATAGAATAagtgctggatgtttatatttgttggatCAATTCTATAAGGATTGTGGTGTGGTTCCCCGTCCTTCAAAAAATAACCCCAATATTGTTGATTACattttgatatggttaagttatatgttaaacctgGGCAAAAGTGAAGATGAAGACAATATAACGGGTTTTTATAGTgaatacatatttaattGTAATAAGTATAACACggaaataaatgaattaacTGATTATAAGAGTTATAAGGGTCTTATAGATACAAAAATGGAAGTGTTAAATATGGATAGTAATAAtgtatctaaattttataaagcatttaaatcattatgtgaAATGTATAATGAACTTGATGATGACAAAACAAAATGCAAGAAATATTTGGAAGATGATAATGAATTTgatcaaaaatataaagaacttAAGAATGATTCTGATATTGCTGATAAAAGTccatataaagaaatattgtctactttatcaactgattatGAGAATTTTAAAAAGGAATGTAACGATACTTCATCCTCTACATTGGCagaaacattaaaaaatCCTGAACAAAGTTCTGTAGACAGTTATAAACAATTGTTTGGAGGAAATTTTGAAGGAGATTTTGGAGGAGATTTTGGAGGAGATTTTGCACACGATTCTGAACCGAGTTCTGATGTTGCATCATCAAGTTCATCGATATTaagcaaattaattccagttttattgatatttggtgcaataccaattttttttggaatttcttataag tattcgttatttggatttcggaaacgaaccccaaaacaacatttaagagaaaagttaaaaaaataa
- a CDS encoding PIR protein, whose protein sequence is MDYTLCMRFNNLRTYLPDDLSKHPTSDINNLGNIKNYCSNGESDGTGCKTDLDKINGACLWLFEQLFVRNKKNINMAEYIIIWLSYMLNLKKESEITKLNDFYSKYIENNTHYTNCDNDVKDCSDTLKKITGYTNYKEIIDNKINVITIDINDMSKFYDAFKSLCNMYTELVAGESKCEKCLENANEFVKIYDELNKNPNITKECPYYQVLSTLSNDYDNFKNYCSMNQVDCSNMPLLSPINTKENGVQNYGHISKQNGQSFEQISEVTSSSLSITSKLIPILSIIVAIPIFLGIFYKYSLFGFRKRTQKQNLREKLKK, encoded by the exons atggatTATACCCtg tgtatGAGGTTTAATAACTTGAGAACCTATTTACCCGATGATTTAAGCAAACATCCAACTAgtgatattaataatttaggGAACATTAAGAATTATTGCTCTAATGGAGAATCAGATGGAACAGGATGTAAGACTGATCTCGATAAGATAAATGGTGCATGTCTATGGTTGTTCGAGCAATTGTTtgtaagaaataaaaaaaatataaacatggctgaatacattattatatggttaagttatatgttaaacctaaaAAAAGAAAGCGAAATCACCAAATTAAACGATTTTTATAGTaagtatatagaaaataatacgCATTATACTAATTGTGATAATGATGTTAAAGATTGTAGTgatacattaaaaaaaataacaggatacacaaattataaggaaatcatagataataaaataaatgttatcactattgatattaatgatatgtctaaattttatgatgcatttaaatcattatgtaacatgtataCTGAACTTGTTGCAGGAGAGTCAAAATGTGAGAAATGTTTAGAAAATGCTAAtgaatttgttaaaatatatgatgaaCTTAACAAAAATCCTAATATTACTAAAGAATGTCCCTATTATCAAgtattgtctacattatcaaatgattatgataattttaaaaattattgtagTATGAATCAAGTTGATTGTAGCAATATGCCACTCCTTTCACCGATAAACACAAAAGAAAATGGTGTACAAAATTATGGACATATATCTAAACAGAATGGACAAAGTTTTGAGCAAATTTCTGAAgttacatcatcaagttTGTCGATAACaagcaaattaattccaATTTTATCGATAATTGTTGCAATACCAATATTCTTgggaattttttataag tattcgttatttggatttcggaaacgaacccaaaaacaaaatttaagagaaaagctaaaaaaataa
- a CDS encoding PIR protein yields the protein MNDNMCRRLFLVRNSFPDKLDKDENYQFKVDFFETYCDNNCKTDIDKIKAGCLFWFSELFGSSSSFKNHAKSNMNVVAYIWAWLSYKLNQKPQNAITTLNDFYTMYIETSKKYKTSIENVKEYNTYIELINKNKDLLNINFKDMSNFYNSFTLLCDIHNGLGGNSSCDHYLDKSKEFAKKYDELNENYNNTKGSPYNQVLSTLSNDYNNLKKRCNKFPTLPTYSRRSVIKKALISISFTFVAVSIFLGIAYKYSLFGFRKRSQKQHLRKKLKK from the exons atgaatgaCAACATG tgTAGAAGATTATTTCTTGTGAGGAACTCGTTTCCCGATAAATTGGACAAAGATGAAAACTATCAATTTAAAGTTGATTTCTTCGAAACCTATTGCGACAATAATTGTAAGACTGACatcgataaaattaaggCTGGATGCTTATTTTGGTTTAGTGAATTATTTGGGAGTTCTTCTTCGTTTAAAAATCATGCAAAGAGTAATATGAACGTTGTTGCATACATTTGGGCgtggttaagttataagtTAAATCAAAAACCACAAAATGCAATCACTACATTAAATGATTTCTATACTATGTATATAGAAACTAGCAAAAAGTATAAAACGTCTATAGAGAATGTTAAggaatataatacttatattgagctaataaataaaaataaggatTTGTtgaatattaattttaaagatatgtctaatttttataattcattTACATTATTATGTGACATACATAATGGACTTGGTGGAAACTCAAGTTGTGATCATTATTTAGATAAATCTAAAGAATTtgctaaaaaatatgatgaacttaatgaaaattataataatactaaaGGTAGTCCCTATAATCAAgtattgtctacattatcaaatgattataataatttaaaaaaaagatgTAATAAATTTCCAACTCTTCCAACATATTCACGAAGAtcagtaataaaaaaagcaCTAATTTCCATTTCATTTACATTTGTTGCAGtatcaatttttttggggattgcttataag tattcgttatttggatttcggaaacggtctcaaaaacaacatttaagaaaaaaactaaaaaaataa
- a CDS encoding PIR protein, whose amino-acid sequence MSKELFSTIKKLDDCFSSELLLNGGNCCDEVLYTAYCPTKNGGEKGECNTNGEKINAGLIWLLEMFKNHCSDNSSGNENVKYPEYAILWLSNMVNKTPGEGITTLNDFYTKYIKNNTDYNDSNTDSKDCSNSLKDGTGYTNFKKFIETNGDFMNMNMHTMAMLYDAFKILCNMYTEFDEKTSDCEKYMKYADDFFKKYEFLNNIDDITEGSPYHQVLSTLLNDYNNFKNKYNNTQCCKSSPLQTIEKMQASARSSEFTLSNLSIEKKLSIVLSTFGAMVFFFGISYKYSLFGFRKRSQKQYLRKKLKKLRKWIVNI is encoded by the exons ATGTCTAAAGAATtg tTCTCCACAATTAAAAAGCTTGACGATTGTTTTTCCAGTGAACTATTACTTAATGGAGGAAACTGTTGTGATGAAGTATTATACACAGCATATTGTCCTACCAAGAATGGGGGGGAAAAAGGAGAATGTAACACAAATggtgaaaaaattaatgctggGCTTATATGGTTGTTAGAGATGTTCAAGAATCATTGTAGTGATAATAGTTCTGGAAatgaaaatgtaaaatatcctgaatatgctattttatggttaagtAATATGGTAAATAAAACGCCAGGTGAAGGAATCACCACattaaatgatttttatactaaatatataaaaaataatacggATTATAATGATTCCAATACTGATAGTAAAGATTGTAGTAATTCGTTAAAAGATGGAACGggatatacaaattttaagAAATTCATAGAAACAAACGGAGATTTCATGAATATGAATATGCACACTATGGCTATGTtgtatgatgcatttaaaatCTTATGTAATATGTATACTGAATTTGACGAAAAAACGTCAGATTGCgagaaatatatgaaatatgctgatgatttttttaaaaaatatgaatttcTTAATAATATTGATGATATCACTGAAGGTAGTCCATATCATCAAGTATTGTCTACTTtattaaatgattataataattttaaaaataaatataataatactcAATGTTGCAAATCTTCACCCCTCCAAACTATAGAAAAAATGCAAGCTTCTGCACGAAGTTCTGAATTTACATTATCAAATTTGTcgatagaaaaaaaattatctatAGTTTTATCGACATTTGGTGCAatggtatttttttttggaatttcttataag tattcgttatttggatttcggaaacgatctcaaaaacaatatttaagaaaaaagctaaaaaaattaagaaaatggatagttaatatatga